Proteins encoded by one window of Arachis ipaensis cultivar K30076 chromosome B04, Araip1.1, whole genome shotgun sequence:
- the LOC110271605 gene encoding uncharacterized protein LOC110271605, producing MNFSQTEREERRGICGRRGWESEGGAGKRHCRRAVRNERAHGGERGDAATVPVAVDPAEQKLPWPSPLSSQVREKEFAGERGRCCAAVRCCSATATPCRHRSYHRHVPPPLLTAEGKPCLRCCLSRRTMDYCFSRCWFTVRKRHN from the exons ATGAACTTCAGCCAAACAGAAAGGGAAGAGAGGAGAGGGATCTGCGGGAGAAGGGGATGGGAGAGTGAGGGCGGCGCCGGCAAGCGTCACTGCCGCCGCGCCGTCAG GAACGAGAGAGCCCACGGTGGAGAAAGGGGAGATGCCGCCACTGTACCCGTCGCCGTCGACCCCGCCGAGCAGAAGCTTCCATGGCCGTCGCCGTTGAGCTCACAAGTGAGAGAGAAAGAGTTCGCAGGTGAGAGAGGAAGGTGTTGCGCCGCCGTTCGTTGCTGTTCAGCCACCGCCACGCCTTGTCGTCACCGGAGTTACCACCGCCACGTGCCACCGCCGCTTCTCACCGCCGAGGGGAAGCCTTGTCTACGTTGCTGCCTTAGTCGCCG GACTATGGATTACTGTTTTAGTCGTTGCTGGTTTACCGTTCGAAAAAGGCATAATTGA
- the LOC110271604 gene encoding uncharacterized protein LOC110271604 produces the protein MAAAMQATADALGNQINQGNHGNNNDEDGPMTLATFLKVRPPTFRGTSNPTDADNWIQAMERALQAQQVPEEQWVEFGTYQLQGAPEDFAEWKCIKYEGGLRSDILSFVAPIEIRVFSELVNKSRVAEDCVRKAAAEKGSLRMPFQRPLGRNFAPRGRNFKRGGFVPQQTQGQGNYRRPNITANQGKRFGKQPQQDLNCQKCGKYHPGVPCRLGLGVCYSCGQPGHIASNCPEKKKYETGRVQQPGRVYTTSTIGAEGSKTLIRGKANVVADALNRKSLYAAWMMLREEELLKAFQAVEQGKQWRMSEGHDGLWRFKNRIIVPDVGDLRQSILKLEGKNGF, from the exons ATGGCTGCAGCTATGCAGGCAACAGCTGATgcactgggtaatcagataaatcAGGGTAATCATGGGAACAATAATGATGAGGACGGTCCTATGACACTTGCTACATTTCTGAAAGTTCGCCCTCCAACTTttaggggaacctcaaatccTACTGACGCAGATAATTGGATTCAGGCTATGGAAAGGGCGTTACAGGCACAACAGGTTCCTGAAGAGCAATGGGTTGAATTTGGGACTTATCAGTTGCAAG GTGCGCCTGAAGATTTTGCTGAATGGAAGTGTATTAAATATGAGGGAGGTCTTCGGAGCGATATTCTGAGCTTCGTTGCCCCAATAGAGATTAGGGTGTTTtctgaattggtgaataagagtagggtggctgaggATTGTGTGAGGAAGGCGGCAGCAGAGAAAGGGAGTTTGAGGATGCCTTTTCAGAGGCCTTTAGGGAGGAACTTTGCTCCGAGAGGTAGGAATTTCAAGCGTGGAGGCTTTGTTCCGCAGCAGACTCAGGGTCAGGGTAATTATAGAAGGCCGAATATTACTGCTAATCAaggaaaaaggtttgggaagcagccacaGCAGGATCTAAATTGTCAGAAGTGTGGAAAATATCATCCTGGAGTTCCGTGTAGATTAGGACTTGGAGTGTGCTATTCCTGTGGACAGCCCGGGCATATAGCCAGTAATTGCCCTgagaagaagaagtatgagaCTGGTAGGGTGCAACAGCCGGGGAGAGTATACACTACTTCTACCATTGGTGCTGAGGGATCTAAGACACTTATTAGAG gaaaagcgaacgttgtgGCGGACGCTTTGAATCGGaagtctttatatgcagcttggatgatgctacgggAGGAAGAGTTACTGaaggcatttcaag cAGTTGAACAGGGAAAACAGTGGAGAATGTCAGAAGGTCATGATGGTTTATGGAGGTTCAAGAACCGGATTATTGTGCCTGATGTTGGAGACCTACGACAAAGTATCTTGAAGCTTGAAGGAAAGAACGGGTTTTAA